Proteins encoded by one window of Akkermansia muciniphila ATCC BAA-835:
- a CDS encoding osmosensitive K channel His kinase sensor, with protein sequence MIDGSNGAEHFLDLIRRSRRGKFKIYIGMMAGVGKTYRMLQEAHELLNNGIDVRIGYVETHGRPGTEAMLRGVPVIPRKVVFYKGREIEEMDLDAILQARPELVIVDELAHTNVEGSRHRKRWEDVMELLDANINVISAINIQHIESLSGEVKEITGIEMKERVPDRILQEADEVVNIDLTSEELIGRLKAGKIYRPEKIQIALDNFFRTENILQLRELALKEVAFRVEKKVETEVFPAVSSARREKILACISSNEQTPRHIIRKAYRISSRYSTSFIALYVQTPRESPDRINLASQRHLLNHFKLVAELGGTVKQVSAEDIPQAIIATCREYHITAICMGHPAFKMPGAMFKILGYKQFLRVLSEMKIDLIIIA encoded by the coding sequence ATGATTGACGGAAGTAACGGAGCAGAGCACTTTCTTGACCTGATACGGCGTTCTCGAAGGGGAAAGTTCAAGATTTACATTGGTATGATGGCCGGAGTAGGCAAGACGTACCGCATGCTGCAGGAAGCCCATGAATTGCTGAATAACGGCATTGATGTCAGAATCGGTTACGTTGAAACCCACGGGCGGCCCGGGACTGAAGCCATGCTCCGGGGGGTGCCCGTCATCCCGCGTAAAGTGGTTTTTTACAAAGGCAGGGAGATTGAAGAAATGGACCTGGACGCGATTCTTCAAGCCCGGCCCGAGTTGGTTATTGTTGACGAACTGGCTCATACCAATGTGGAAGGGAGCCGCCATCGCAAGAGATGGGAAGACGTGATGGAGCTGCTTGACGCCAATATTAATGTGATTTCCGCGATTAATATCCAGCATATCGAAAGCCTGAGCGGCGAAGTGAAGGAGATTACGGGGATTGAGATGAAGGAACGGGTTCCCGACAGGATTTTGCAGGAGGCGGACGAAGTGGTGAATATCGACCTGACGTCCGAGGAATTGATCGGCCGCCTCAAGGCCGGCAAGATTTACCGGCCTGAAAAAATCCAGATTGCCCTGGATAATTTTTTCAGAACGGAAAATATTCTTCAGCTGCGTGAACTGGCATTGAAGGAAGTTGCTTTCCGAGTGGAGAAAAAAGTGGAAACGGAAGTATTCCCGGCAGTTTCTTCCGCCAGAAGGGAAAAGATTCTGGCCTGCATCAGCAGCAATGAACAGACGCCCCGGCACATCATCCGAAAAGCATACCGGATTTCCTCGCGTTACAGTACGTCGTTTATCGCCCTTTACGTCCAGACGCCAAGGGAGTCCCCCGACCGCATCAATCTGGCGTCCCAGCGCCATTTGCTTAATCATTTCAAGCTGGTGGCCGAACTGGGAGGGACGGTGAAGCAGGTGAGTGCGGAAGACATACCCCAGGCGATCATCGCAACGTGCAGGGAATATCATATTACGGCTATTTGCATGGGGCATCCCGCATTCAAAATGCCCGGAGCCATGTTCAAGATACTGGGATATAAACAATTTCTGCGTGTCTTGTCGGAGATGAAGATAGATTTAATCATCATTGCATAA
- the kdpF gene encoding K(+)-transporting ATPase subunit F, producing MYTLLFVISLIVFGYLMYVLIKPEKF from the coding sequence ATGTATACATTATTATTTGTGATTAGCTTAATTGTGTTCGGTTATTTGATGTATGTCTTGATCAAACCGGAAAAATTTTAA
- a CDS encoding RNA polymerase sigma factor — MTQAETACPDAWGSHFLEYRGRLLALARRNLNPVLARRVSAEDVVQEALLAACGKMAFFENNPEIPVYFKLRTILFQTLTAMERKHLQCLKRDACREVNVTDDGVGPAARLDWNRFADTVTGPLTRAVRADRYTLLRKAVEALPENDRQILELRHFDDMSNADCAEVLHIGPKAASIRYVRALQRLRKQLMELTEFQP; from the coding sequence ATGACGCAAGCAGAAACAGCATGCCCGGATGCCTGGGGAAGCCATTTCCTTGAATACCGGGGAAGGCTTCTTGCCCTGGCCCGGAGGAATTTGAATCCGGTTCTTGCCCGGCGCGTTTCGGCGGAAGATGTGGTTCAGGAGGCTCTGCTGGCAGCCTGCGGGAAAATGGCTTTTTTTGAAAACAATCCGGAGATTCCTGTCTATTTCAAACTGCGGACGATTCTGTTCCAGACCCTTACGGCTATGGAAAGGAAGCATCTGCAATGCCTCAAGAGAGACGCCTGCAGGGAAGTGAATGTGACGGATGACGGCGTGGGGCCCGCTGCCCGGTTGGATTGGAACCGGTTTGCAGATACCGTGACCGGGCCTCTTACCCGTGCCGTCAGGGCGGATCGTTATACATTGCTCCGGAAAGCGGTCGAGGCGCTGCCCGAAAACGATCGGCAGATTCTTGAACTCCGCCATTTTGACGACATGTCCAATGCGGATTGTGCCGAAGTCCTGCATATTGGGCCGAAAGCCGCAAGCATCCGCTATGTGCGGGCGCTGCAGCGGCTTCGGAAGCAGCTGATGGAGTTAACCGAGTTTCAGCCATGA
- the kdpA gene encoding potassium-transporting ATPase subunit KdpA, which produces MKTEILGVIAQIVLMVALSYPLGKYIAKVYKKEKTWLDFMKPVERLMFRLSGINPEEEMNWKQFLRALLTVNLFWFVWGMVLLVSQGYLPLNPDGNVGQTCHQAFNTCISFMVNCNLQHYSGESGLTYFTQLFVIMLFQFITAATGMAAMAGIMNALSKKTTKTIGNFWDYLVLSSTRILLPLSLVVGFILITQGTPMGFDGKMEVTTLEGVEQTISQGPAAAVVPIKQLGTNGGGYFGVNSSHPLENPTYLSNMVECWSILIIPMAMVLAFGFYLKRKKLGYSIYGVMLLAFLIGVCINVYQEMNGNPRIEEMGIVQESGAMEGKEIRLGSAATALWSVVTTVTSNGSVNGMHDSTMPLSGMIQMLNMQINTWFGGVGVGWMNYFAFMIIAVFISGLMVGRTPEFLCKKVEAREMKIASIVALLHPFVILVGTALACYLFVYAPSFVEGEGGWVNNPGFHGLSEFLYEYTSSAANNGSGFEGLADNTWFWNYSCGIVLILSRFIPIIGQVAIAGLLAGKKYIPETSGTLKTDSVTFSAMTFAVIFIVAALSFFPVHALSTIAEHLSL; this is translated from the coding sequence ATGAAAACAGAAATTCTAGGTGTTATTGCGCAAATCGTTCTTATGGTGGCTTTGAGCTATCCTCTGGGGAAATATATTGCCAAGGTTTACAAGAAGGAGAAAACATGGCTTGATTTCATGAAGCCTGTTGAAAGGCTGATGTTCCGCCTGTCCGGGATTAATCCGGAGGAAGAAATGAACTGGAAGCAGTTCCTGCGGGCTTTATTGACCGTAAATCTGTTCTGGTTCGTATGGGGGATGGTTCTTCTGGTCAGCCAGGGGTACCTGCCCCTCAATCCGGACGGCAACGTCGGACAGACGTGCCACCAGGCGTTCAATACATGCATTTCATTCATGGTGAATTGCAACCTCCAGCATTACAGCGGAGAGAGCGGTTTGACCTATTTTACGCAGTTGTTCGTGATTATGCTGTTCCAATTTATTACGGCAGCTACCGGCATGGCCGCAATGGCAGGGATCATGAACGCTCTCAGTAAGAAGACAACTAAAACGATTGGAAACTTCTGGGATTACCTCGTGTTGAGTTCTACCCGCATTTTGCTGCCTCTTTCTCTGGTGGTCGGATTCATCCTGATTACTCAGGGTACGCCGATGGGGTTTGACGGTAAGATGGAAGTGACAACCCTTGAGGGAGTGGAACAAACCATTTCCCAAGGGCCTGCCGCGGCTGTTGTGCCCATTAAACAGCTGGGAACGAATGGCGGCGGTTATTTCGGCGTTAATTCATCCCATCCGCTGGAAAATCCGACTTACCTTTCCAACATGGTCGAATGCTGGTCCATCCTGATTATTCCGATGGCGATGGTTTTGGCCTTTGGTTTTTATCTCAAGCGCAAGAAACTGGGATACAGTATTTACGGCGTGATGTTGCTTGCCTTTTTAATTGGCGTTTGCATTAACGTGTATCAGGAGATGAACGGCAATCCCCGCATAGAAGAGATGGGCATCGTCCAGGAAAGCGGGGCTATGGAAGGTAAGGAAATCCGGCTCGGATCCGCGGCTACAGCTTTGTGGAGCGTCGTTACGACAGTTACGTCAAATGGGTCCGTCAACGGGATGCATGATTCCACCATGCCTCTTTCAGGCATGATTCAGATGTTGAACATGCAGATTAATACGTGGTTTGGCGGCGTCGGGGTAGGGTGGATGAATTATTTCGCCTTCATGATTATAGCCGTGTTCATCAGCGGTCTGATGGTGGGAAGAACCCCCGAATTCCTGTGCAAGAAAGTAGAAGCCCGTGAAATGAAAATCGCTTCCATTGTGGCGTTGCTCCACCCGTTTGTGATTCTCGTCGGAACGGCTCTGGCTTGTTATCTGTTTGTTTACGCGCCGTCGTTTGTGGAAGGCGAAGGAGGGTGGGTCAATAATCCCGGCTTTCATGGATTGAGTGAATTCCTTTACGAGTATACTTCAAGCGCTGCCAATAACGGTTCCGGGTTTGAAGGGCTGGCCGATAATACCTGGTTCTGGAATTACTCATGCGGCATTGTCCTCATTCTGAGCCGTTTCATCCCGATCATCGGCCAGGTTGCCATCGCCGGGCTTCTGGCGGGCAAGAAGTATATTCCCGAGACGTCCGGAACGTTGAAGACGGATTCCGTAACGTTCAGCGCCATGACTTTTGCCGTGATTTTCATTGTTGCGGCTTTGTCCTTCTTCCCTGTCCATGCCTTAAGCACCATTGCCGAACATCTGAGTTTGTAA
- a CDS encoding RHS repeat domain-containing protein encodes MSKYSSCLIHRNFLVGISYSDATPGQSFAYNPYGELETDNLRVGNHTHLITEKKDAFGRSTGYIYARSGAAQHTVSIGYGEDGRIATAGFLQGSAPQTFTWQYMEGSGLPSVMAMPNGMTLEWGYEEKRNLVSTMVYKRGATRVVEREYVYDSLARPVTRRTARQGNTVNDSFACNSRSELTAATVSGKTYGYSYDNIGNRKTAREDAEEATAYTTGPLNQYTAIERGEEAAFEPVHDADGNQTLIRTSTGIWQVAYNAENRPVRFVNESAKTVVECTYDYMGRRHTRKVSVNGTVSSYLRYMYRGYLQIAAIDAVSGVFRWFLFWDPTQPEAARPLAIRKDGAWYAYGWDLTGNVTGIFGKAGYLRTVYTYTPYGEVTAEGDVTQPIQWSSEYSDEELGLVYYNYRHLNPHDGRWISRDPIEEEGGWNLFAFVGNKIFNQSDILGLICTIEYSIKLHTILIRKVDKDSNILRLTTSRVFSGNGDGKNNPDNVGNKDNGPIPPGKYYVIKRQSGGIRSQIKDWTYKLWNDNDKNQ; translated from the coding sequence ATGAGCAAATATTCATCCTGCCTTATCCACCGGAATTTTCTGGTGGGAATTAGCTATTCGGACGCCACGCCCGGCCAGAGCTTCGCCTACAATCCCTACGGAGAACTGGAAACCGACAACCTGCGAGTGGGCAACCACACCCACCTCATCACCGAGAAAAAAGACGCCTTCGGGCGCAGCACAGGCTACATCTACGCGCGGAGCGGCGCGGCGCAGCACACCGTAAGCATCGGCTACGGGGAAGACGGCCGCATCGCCACGGCCGGGTTCCTGCAGGGCAGCGCGCCCCAGACCTTCACCTGGCAATACATGGAAGGAAGCGGCCTGCCCTCCGTGATGGCCATGCCCAACGGCATGACGCTGGAATGGGGCTATGAGGAAAAGCGGAATCTGGTCTCTACCATGGTCTACAAACGCGGCGCCACAAGAGTTGTGGAAAGGGAATACGTTTACGACAGCCTGGCAAGGCCCGTTACGCGGCGCACGGCCCGCCAGGGGAATACCGTCAACGACAGCTTTGCCTGCAACAGCCGGAGCGAACTGACCGCCGCCACCGTCAGCGGCAAGACATACGGCTACAGTTACGACAACATAGGCAACCGGAAAACCGCGCGGGAAGACGCGGAAGAAGCGACCGCCTACACAACCGGCCCGCTCAACCAATACACCGCCATCGAGCGCGGAGAAGAAGCCGCCTTTGAGCCGGTTCACGACGCGGACGGCAATCAGACATTGATCAGGACATCCACCGGCATCTGGCAAGTCGCCTACAACGCGGAAAACCGCCCGGTGCGCTTCGTCAATGAAAGCGCCAAAACCGTGGTGGAATGCACCTACGACTACATGGGCAGGCGGCACACCCGCAAAGTGAGCGTCAACGGGACGGTGAGCAGCTACCTGCGCTACATGTACCGTGGCTACCTGCAAATAGCCGCCATAGATGCCGTCAGCGGAGTCTTTCGATGGTTCCTGTTCTGGGACCCGACGCAGCCTGAGGCTGCGCGTCCGCTGGCCATCCGCAAAGACGGCGCCTGGTACGCCTACGGGTGGGATCTGACCGGGAACGTCACGGGAATCTTCGGGAAAGCCGGTTACCTGCGGACGGTCTACACCTACACGCCTTACGGAGAAGTCACCGCCGAAGGGGATGTCACCCAGCCCATCCAGTGGAGCAGCGAATACAGTGACGAAGAACTGGGGTTGGTCTACTACAACTACCGGCATCTCAATCCGCACGACGGAAGGTGGATCAGCCGCGATCCCATCGAGGAAGAAGGTGGTTGGAATTTGTTCGCGTTTGTAGGAAATAAAATTTTTAATCAATCTGATATTTTAGGGTTGATATGTACAATAGAATATAGTATAAAATTACATACAATATTAATAAGGAAGGTAGATAAAGATAGTAATATACTTCGTTTAACGACGAGTAGAGTTTTTTCTGGAAATGGTGATGGGAAAAATAATCCGGACAATGTTGGAAATAAAGATAACGGTCCTATACCACCAGGGAAATACTATGTGATAAAAAGACAATCTGGAGGAATTCGGAGCCAAATTAAAGATTGGACCTACAAATTATGGAATGATAATGATAAGAATCAATAG
- a CDS encoding formylglycine-generating enzyme family protein: MSINLQKVIIAVCAAATVSAGFAARTEGAKLHRFSTTIEKERPQLNEETKRLIASYRRDPSEANRSALRKQVGINYDKVLDRKKAKLEELKRTARHASKIQEMQEIVDEMVQNREARIDQSMRRFSDPRFRPGARYADGGYLPVLGASWNVSIAYTPVTNEDYAQFLKATGRKAPKDWDNGAMPAGKGRHPVVNVSYDDASAYCQWLSLQDRKAVYRLPTEEEWEFAAGHMPKDADFNCGERNGTSPVDAHAATSGACGAIDMWGNCWEWTSSSVEVSKAVAHGKTVMAVKGGSWRSPRTSCRTERKGEGRESSFAFSDVGFRVVREG; encoded by the coding sequence ATGAGCATCAATTTGCAAAAAGTCATTATAGCCGTATGTGCGGCCGCAACGGTCAGTGCGGGATTCGCAGCCCGCACCGAGGGGGCCAAACTGCACCGATTCAGCACTACTATCGAAAAAGAGAGGCCGCAGTTGAATGAAGAAACGAAACGGTTGATTGCTTCCTATCGCCGGGACCCGTCCGAGGCTAATCGGTCGGCTTTGAGGAAACAGGTCGGGATTAATTACGACAAGGTCCTTGACCGAAAAAAGGCGAAGCTTGAAGAATTGAAACGAACGGCCCGGCATGCGTCCAAGATACAGGAAATGCAGGAGATCGTGGATGAAATGGTTCAAAACAGGGAAGCGCGCATCGACCAAAGCATGCGGCGTTTCAGTGATCCGCGATTCAGACCAGGTGCCCGCTATGCAGATGGCGGGTATTTGCCGGTGCTCGGAGCTTCCTGGAATGTATCAATTGCATATACTCCGGTTACCAATGAGGATTATGCCCAATTCCTGAAGGCAACGGGAAGGAAGGCTCCTAAGGATTGGGATAATGGCGCCATGCCTGCCGGCAAAGGGAGGCATCCCGTGGTGAATGTTTCCTATGACGACGCTTCTGCCTATTGCCAATGGTTGTCGCTCCAGGATAGGAAAGCCGTTTATCGCCTGCCGACTGAAGAGGAGTGGGAGTTTGCCGCCGGGCATATGCCCAAGGATGCGGATTTTAATTGCGGCGAGAGAAACGGGACATCTCCCGTGGACGCCCATGCCGCGACATCCGGCGCCTGCGGAGCGATTGATATGTGGGGCAATTGCTGGGAATGGACTTCTTCTTCAGTTGAAGTTTCCAAGGCCGTGGCACACGGTAAAACGGTCATGGCGGTGAAGGGAGGTTCCTGGCGTTCGCCGCGGACGAGCTGCCGAACTGAGCGGAAAGGAGAAGGAAGGGAATCTTCTTTCGCTTTCAGTGATGTCGGTTTCCGGGTCGTCCGCGAAGGTTGA
- a CDS encoding K(+)-transporting ATPase subunit C produces the protein MRNLVKSLRLTLVFCVFFSICYILVLWIFGLIVGPGGGNAETLVLNGRVVGAANVGQQFTKDIYFWGRPSHAGDGYDASSSSGSNKGPTNEEYLADVNIRIDSFLKKHPYLERKDVPSEMVTASASGLDPHITPESAYVQVKRVAKARGMEEGAVRSLVDQVVEKPLLGMFGTEKVNVLKLNIALEKADPSGKH, from the coding sequence ATGAGAAATTTAGTGAAATCATTGCGTCTTACACTTGTCTTTTGCGTCTTTTTCTCCATATGCTACATCCTGGTGCTGTGGATATTCGGATTGATTGTCGGCCCTGGCGGAGGAAATGCGGAAACCCTGGTTTTGAACGGGCGCGTGGTAGGCGCCGCCAATGTCGGGCAGCAATTCACGAAGGATATTTATTTCTGGGGCCGTCCGTCCCATGCGGGCGACGGTTATGACGCGTCCAGTTCATCCGGCAGCAATAAGGGGCCGACCAACGAAGAATACCTGGCCGACGTGAATATTCGGATAGATTCGTTCTTGAAGAAACATCCTTATTTGGAACGGAAGGATGTCCCTTCCGAAATGGTTACGGCCAGCGCTTCCGGCCTGGATCCGCATATCACTCCGGAGAGCGCCTATGTGCAGGTGAAGCGCGTTGCCAAGGCCCGCGGCATGGAGGAGGGGGCGGTGAGGTCTCTTGTCGATCAGGTCGTGGAAAAACCGCTGCTGGGCATGTTTGGCACGGAGAAGGTCAATGTGCTTAAGTTGAATATTGCTCTTGAGAAGGCTGATCCTTCAGGGAAGCATTAA
- a CDS encoding MBL fold metallo-hydrolase, producing MNVFLLKRGDGKIILVDAGNGGKRGGMLRKLEQSGVFPESVDFILLTHMHGDHIGGLLGKHGEAVFSRALVYVSMPEWEFWQNGTVGLQGKQVRKVLHAYGSRVRTFRFGEEVLPGIKALDASGHTPGHTVFETDSLLIVGDLLHAAALQIPRPEVCTIYDMNPFGAVQARRRFYEFAASSSKPVAGMHLPYPGIGRIGRSAAGYVYLPGK from the coding sequence GTGAATGTTTTCCTGTTGAAACGCGGCGACGGAAAAATCATTCTGGTGGACGCAGGGAACGGAGGAAAACGGGGCGGGATGCTTCGTAAACTTGAACAGAGCGGCGTTTTTCCGGAGAGCGTCGATTTCATTTTACTCACCCATATGCACGGCGACCACATCGGAGGATTGCTTGGGAAACATGGCGAAGCCGTTTTTTCCAGAGCCCTCGTCTATGTTTCCATGCCGGAATGGGAATTTTGGCAAAATGGTACGGTCGGACTACAGGGAAAACAGGTTCGGAAGGTGTTGCATGCTTACGGCAGCCGGGTGAGAACATTCCGGTTTGGAGAAGAAGTTCTGCCCGGCATCAAGGCTCTTGACGCTTCCGGGCATACACCCGGGCATACCGTTTTTGAGACTGATTCCCTGCTGATTGTCGGAGATTTGCTTCATGCTGCCGCGCTCCAGATTCCGCGTCCGGAGGTTTGCACGATTTACGATATGAATCCGTTCGGAGCGGTTCAGGCCCGGCGGCGCTTTTATGAGTTTGCGGCTTCTTCCTCGAAGCCGGTCGCCGGAATGCACCTGCCGTATCCCGGAATCGGCCGGATAGGAAGGAGTGCGGCGGGATATGTCTATCTGCCCGGAAAATGA
- the kdpB gene encoding potassium-transporting ATPase subunit KdpB, translating to MKNSNNTSLFQREQVRESLKQSLIKLHPGMMMRNPIMFTVEIATMIMLLVTVYSLFSDGQGDFLYNFLVFVILFLTLLFANFAEAIAEARGKAQADSLRRTREETPAKLIVDGTVTVINSSQLKKGDYFECVAGDIIPADGEVVEGLASIDESAITGESAPVIRESGGDKSSVTGGTKVLSDRIKVLVTARPGESFLDKMIALVEGASRQKTPNEIALTILLAVFTLVFLVVCITLKPAADYSGTEISIAALISLFVCLIPTTIGGLLSAIGIAGMNRALRANVITKSGKAVETAGDISTLLLDKTGTITIGNRKATGFFPVQGFDKQAFVEACLMSSVSDDTPEGKSIIELGHEYGVHMRNLHTEGARMIQFTAETKCSGINLSDGTEIRKGAFDTIRKIAEEAGNPFPKEAEEIIERVAGNGGTPLVVCINRKVVGVIELQDIIKPGIEERFERLRKMGVKTVMVTGDNPSTARYIAEKAGVDDFIAEAKPEDKLSYIRKEQASGKLVAMMGDGTNDAPALAQADVGVAMNSGTQAAKEAGNMVDLDNDPTKLIEVVEIGKQLLMTRGTLTTFSIANDVAKYFAIVPALFMIAIPELAALNIMHLHSPESAILSAIIFNAIIIPILIPLALRGVAYKPIGASALLLRNILIYGVGGLIAPFIGIKLIDMAVGLFF from the coding sequence ATGAAAAATTCCAATAATACTTCCCTGTTCCAAAGGGAACAGGTACGGGAAAGCTTGAAGCAGTCATTGATCAAGCTTCATCCGGGAATGATGATGAGGAACCCGATCATGTTTACCGTGGAAATCGCCACGATGATCATGCTTCTGGTAACCGTTTATTCCCTCTTCAGCGACGGACAAGGGGATTTCCTTTATAATTTCCTCGTTTTCGTCATTTTGTTCCTCACCCTTCTGTTCGCCAATTTTGCCGAAGCGATTGCGGAGGCCCGGGGAAAGGCGCAGGCCGACAGCCTGCGCAGGACGCGTGAGGAAACGCCGGCCAAGTTGATTGTCGATGGCACGGTTACCGTCATCAATAGTTCCCAGTTGAAAAAAGGGGATTATTTCGAATGTGTCGCGGGAGATATCATTCCCGCCGACGGGGAGGTTGTCGAAGGGCTGGCTTCCATTGACGAAAGCGCTATTACGGGGGAATCCGCTCCGGTTATCCGTGAGTCCGGCGGGGATAAGAGTTCCGTGACGGGCGGCACCAAAGTTCTGTCAGACCGTATCAAGGTGCTTGTCACCGCGCGTCCCGGAGAGAGTTTCCTTGATAAGATGATTGCTCTGGTTGAAGGCGCTTCCCGGCAGAAAACCCCTAACGAGATAGCGTTAACCATTTTGTTGGCTGTCTTTACCCTGGTTTTCCTTGTCGTCTGCATTACCTTGAAGCCGGCAGCCGATTATTCCGGAACGGAAATCAGCATTGCCGCCCTGATTTCCCTGTTCGTATGTCTCATTCCTACGACTATCGGCGGATTGCTTTCTGCGATCGGCATTGCCGGAATGAATCGTGCCTTGAGGGCCAATGTTATTACGAAGTCAGGGAAGGCTGTGGAGACGGCCGGGGACATCAGCACCCTCCTGCTTGATAAAACGGGTACGATTACGATTGGCAATCGGAAAGCGACGGGATTTTTCCCTGTCCAGGGTTTTGACAAGCAGGCTTTTGTTGAAGCCTGTCTGATGTCTTCCGTTTCAGACGATACTCCGGAAGGGAAATCGATTATCGAGCTTGGACATGAATACGGCGTCCATATGCGCAACCTTCATACGGAGGGGGCCCGCATGATTCAGTTCACGGCGGAGACGAAGTGTTCGGGCATTAATCTGAGCGATGGAACCGAAATCCGGAAAGGGGCTTTTGACACCATCCGCAAGATTGCCGAGGAAGCGGGAAATCCATTCCCCAAAGAAGCCGAGGAAATCATTGAAAGAGTGGCGGGCAATGGCGGCACTCCTCTTGTCGTCTGCATCAACAGGAAGGTTGTCGGCGTTATTGAATTGCAGGATATCATCAAGCCGGGCATAGAAGAGCGCTTCGAACGCCTGCGCAAGATGGGAGTAAAGACGGTAATGGTGACGGGGGATAATCCGAGTACGGCCAGGTATATCGCTGAAAAAGCAGGCGTTGATGATTTCATCGCGGAAGCCAAGCCCGAAGATAAGTTGAGTTATATCAGGAAGGAGCAGGCTTCCGGCAAACTGGTTGCCATGATGGGGGACGGGACGAATGACGCTCCGGCTCTGGCGCAGGCCGATGTCGGCGTAGCCATGAACAGCGGAACCCAGGCCGCCAAGGAGGCCGGCAATATGGTTGACCTTGATAATGACCCCACCAAATTGATTGAGGTTGTAGAAATAGGCAAGCAGCTGCTGATGACGCGCGGCACGTTGACGACGTTTTCCATTGCCAATGACGTCGCCAAGTACTTCGCGATTGTGCCTGCGCTGTTCATGATTGCGATTCCAGAACTTGCTGCGCTGAATATCATGCATCTGCATAGTCCGGAAAGTGCCATCCTGTCTGCGATTATTTTCAATGCAATCATTATCCCCATCCTGATTCCTCTGGCCTTGAGGGGCGTGGCGTACAAGCCCATTGGAGCCAGCGCTCTGCTGCTTCGCAACATCCTGATTTACGGAGTGGGCGGTCTGATTGCTCCCTTCATCGGAATCAAACTGATTGATATGGCTGTCGGCCTGTTTTTTTAA